One Thalassotalea hakodatensis DNA segment encodes these proteins:
- a CDS encoding tetratricopeptide repeat protein, translated as MKIILKYIIFIYLTIASINVLSNEAPDTFDPFAQVSANPLVTQLLNIAQKARNDLSTAQQQYKSLDTSEIEQLELPLQIAHLLAKIAIKQASNDYLSANALIKTLKLFANRHDEQWILSIYYERLALNNMRQGKYLQAAQYSTQAIDLAASINYLFIEASARITRGVSYSKLSKSGEALQDYIKAHNFFQQVGNLDKVVTIYTNQVTLYLDRFEYAQALIMSDNAISTLSLMPQAPTSLVAANYINRAIALAYLGKKDEELTAYLKAQEYALQANDLEIQASVYANISDYFLRYQNYQLAIERAKRCIEIAEQINQLNLVAICLLNQGLATIHLNDIQHGIDMIERAHQLTKQEGMKSTLLDVYTAYTEAYTTINDHETANKWLTKRYEAVLIKAKHDREHDFSEQEKNFKAIIQERENLHQSLKSTMTNKLLSQQSVMHGLWFSLILISLLLLGAVWMIIRIKRSA; from the coding sequence GTGAAGATAATACTAAAATATATAATTTTCATTTATTTAACTATAGCTAGCATCAATGTATTATCAAACGAGGCACCTGATACATTTGACCCTTTTGCCCAAGTCAGTGCTAACCCGTTAGTCACCCAACTACTCAATATTGCACAGAAAGCCCGCAACGATTTATCAACAGCACAACAGCAATACAAATCACTTGATACCAGTGAAATTGAGCAATTAGAATTACCACTACAAATAGCACATCTATTGGCAAAAATCGCCATTAAACAAGCAAGTAATGACTATTTATCAGCCAATGCTTTAATAAAAACGCTCAAGTTATTTGCCAATCGACATGATGAGCAATGGATACTTAGTATTTACTACGAACGCTTAGCATTAAATAATATGCGCCAAGGCAAGTACCTGCAGGCAGCACAATATTCAACCCAAGCAATAGATTTAGCCGCAAGTATTAATTATCTATTTATTGAAGCAAGTGCCCGAATAACGCGTGGCGTTTCATACAGCAAGTTATCTAAAAGTGGCGAAGCACTACAAGACTACATTAAGGCACACAACTTCTTTCAGCAGGTTGGTAACTTAGATAAGGTTGTTACCATTTATACTAATCAAGTGACCTTATACTTAGATCGTTTTGAATATGCACAAGCATTAATAATGTCAGATAACGCTATCTCAACTTTGTCATTAATGCCTCAAGCACCAACTAGTTTGGTTGCAGCTAACTACATTAATAGGGCGATTGCGTTAGCTTATTTAGGTAAGAAAGACGAAGAATTAACTGCTTACCTGAAAGCACAAGAGTACGCATTACAAGCAAATGACCTTGAAATACAAGCATCTGTATACGCCAATATTTCAGATTACTTTTTAAGATACCAAAATTATCAACTCGCCATTGAACGGGCAAAGCGCTGTATTGAAATTGCCGAGCAAATCAATCAGCTCAATTTAGTCGCTATTTGTTTACTCAATCAAGGCCTAGCTACAATACACCTTAATGATATACAACATGGCATTGACATGATTGAACGGGCACATCAATTAACTAAGCAAGAAGGTATGAAAAGTACATTGCTTGATGTGTACACTGCCTATACAGAGGCCTATACCACCATTAATGACCATGAAACGGCAAATAAGTGGTTAACAAAAAGGTATGAAGCAGTATTAATAAAAGCTAAACACGATAGAGAGCATGACTTTAGCGAGCAAGAAAAAAACTTTAAAGCCATTATCCAAGAACGAGAAAACCTACATCAATCACTAAAATCTACCATGACGAACAAATTACTCTCTCAACAATCAGTGATGCACGGGTTATGGTTTAGTCTGATATTGATTAGTCTATTGTTGCTCGGTGCAGTATGGATGATTATTCGCATTAAAAGATCAGCATAA